A genomic segment from Brevundimonas sp. SORGH_AS_0993 encodes:
- a CDS encoding lipopolysaccharide biosynthesis protein yields the protein MFWRGVWGYLPAQIVQGVVGFLTIVVFTRLLSPQDFGHYALAFSVTTLAHTATFSWLEASMARFWAAERTPEGLAAHFASLYRTSFAIIAVFVPVAALTLWLLPLTPAFKLAVGCGLAGAPIRNLAKLAQERYRAAGEVSKAAGVDMAVAVLGFLVGAGFALAGAGAASPMLGLMIAPLFALPFILPGELRRSAGGAVDPARLKAYAAYGYPIAASLTLALVLASTDRFLLAAFMDAAAVGAYHASYSLANRTLDVMFIWLGAAGAPAMVMALERGGREALRQTALEQGSTLILIGLPAAVGLALVARPMAELMIGEQLRAAATLVTPWIAASAFLSGLIAYYFGFGFTLGKKTGLLLVTMAVPAGANVLLNLILIPRLGVTGAAMATALSFAIGLVACLMLSRRAISLPVPWENLSRCGVASAIMAGAVAVLPPLGGLVELVMDAAVGGLVYAAAALTLNAAGVRDVLVRLIRARRGAAA from the coding sequence ATGTTCTGGCGCGGCGTCTGGGGCTATCTGCCGGCTCAGATCGTTCAGGGCGTCGTCGGCTTCCTGACCATCGTCGTCTTCACACGCCTGCTCAGCCCCCAGGATTTCGGCCACTACGCCCTAGCCTTTTCGGTCACCACCCTGGCGCACACCGCGACCTTCAGCTGGCTGGAGGCGTCGATGGCGCGGTTCTGGGCTGCGGAGCGGACGCCGGAGGGCCTGGCCGCCCATTTCGCCAGCCTTTATCGGACGTCCTTCGCCATCATCGCGGTGTTCGTGCCGGTCGCGGCGCTGACGTTGTGGCTGCTGCCATTGACGCCGGCCTTTAAGCTGGCGGTCGGATGCGGGCTTGCGGGGGCGCCGATCCGCAACCTGGCCAAGCTGGCGCAGGAGCGTTATCGCGCGGCGGGCGAAGTGTCCAAGGCGGCCGGCGTGGATATGGCCGTCGCCGTTCTGGGCTTTCTGGTCGGGGCGGGTTTCGCCCTGGCCGGAGCCGGAGCCGCATCGCCCATGCTGGGTCTGATGATCGCGCCCCTGTTCGCCCTGCCCTTCATCCTGCCCGGCGAACTGCGCCGGTCGGCCGGGGGCGCCGTGGACCCGGCGCGACTGAAGGCCTACGCGGCCTATGGCTATCCCATCGCCGCCTCCCTGACACTGGCGCTGGTTCTGGCCTCGACCGACCGTTTCCTGCTGGCGGCCTTCATGGATGCGGCAGCGGTTGGCGCCTATCATGCCAGCTACAGCCTGGCGAACCGGACCCTGGACGTGATGTTCATCTGGCTGGGCGCGGCCGGGGCGCCGGCCATGGTGATGGCGCTTGAACGCGGCGGCCGCGAGGCCCTGCGTCAGACCGCGCTGGAGCAGGGCTCGACCCTGATCTTGATCGGCCTGCCGGCGGCGGTGGGCCTGGCCCTGGTGGCGCGCCCCATGGCTGAACTGATGATCGGCGAGCAACTGCGGGCCGCAGCCACCCTGGTGACGCCCTGGATCGCGGCCTCGGCCTTCCTGTCGGGCCTGATCGCCTACTATTTCGGCTTCGGTTTCACCCTGGGCAAGAAGACCGGCCTTCTGCTCGTGACCATGGCCGTACCGGCCGGCGCCAACGTCCTCTTGAATCTGATCCTGATCCCCCGGCTGGGCGTCACGGGCGCCGCCATGGCCACGGCGTTGAGCTTTGCGATCGGCCTGGTCGCTTGCCTGATGCTCAGCCGGCGCGCCATCTCCCTGCCCGTTCCTTGGGAAAACCTGAGCCGCTGCGGCGTCGCCTCGGCGATCATGGCAGGAGCGGTGGCTGTCCTGCCGCCCCTGGGCGGTCTGGTCGAGCTGGTGATGGACGCTGCGGTCGGCGGGCTGGTCTATGCGGCGGCGGCCCTGACGCTGAACGCCGCAGGGGTCCGAGACGTGCTGGTGCGCCTGATCCGCGCGCGGCGGGGCGCCGCAGCATGA
- a CDS encoding sel1 repeat family protein, producing the protein MNAQELAQESQAEGLPLPTPDMSGDDLFKLGMMYSAGSGGCPMDRVSAHMIFNLAAMKGSIEARVYRREMSREMEREEIAEAQKAARRYIDQGVVKLVA; encoded by the coding sequence ATGAACGCGCAAGAACTGGCGCAAGAATCGCAGGCCGAGGGCCTGCCCCTGCCGACGCCGGACATGTCCGGCGACGACCTGTTCAAACTGGGCATGATGTATTCGGCGGGTTCGGGCGGATGCCCGATGGATCGGGTTTCGGCCCACATGATCTTCAACCTTGCAGCCATGAAGGGGTCGATCGAAGCGCGCGTCTATCGCCGTGAGATGAGCCGGGAGATGGAGCGCGAGGAGATCGCCGAGGCTCAAAAGGCTGCGCGTCGCTATATCGACCAAGGCGTCGTCAAGCTGGTGGCCTGA
- a CDS encoding glycosyltransferase family 2 protein — translation MSARVHDNPAWAEARPLLSVLIPFLRDDPEPLVRQLDQEQTALAGRVELVLLDDGTGDAPLTDRLQALLDTLILPTRLITLNANEGRARGRNRLTQAARARAYLFLDSDMKPDTSDFLGTWADLVASEDPPVVFGGFSLDQASTEARFAVHRALSGASECVAADTRAKTPEKYVYTSNLLVRRDVFDAEAFDPAFAGWGWEDVEWAMRVSRRFPVRHIDNAATHMGLDTVDDLARKFDQGAGNFARVVALHPEIIQTYPSYKIARALKRLPALALIRRSMKQAARTRVLPVKARAFALRLYRAAVYAEAI, via the coding sequence ATGAGCGCCCGCGTGCACGACAATCCGGCCTGGGCCGAAGCGAGGCCCTTGCTGTCGGTCCTGATCCCCTTCCTTCGGGACGACCCGGAGCCTCTGGTTCGTCAGCTGGATCAGGAGCAGACGGCCCTGGCAGGACGGGTCGAACTGGTCCTGCTGGACGACGGCACAGGCGACGCCCCCCTGACTGACCGGCTGCAAGCCTTGCTGGACACCTTGATCCTGCCCACCCGCCTGATCACCCTGAACGCCAATGAGGGCCGGGCCAGAGGGCGTAATCGGCTGACCCAGGCCGCGCGGGCGCGCGCCTATCTGTTTCTCGACAGCGACATGAAGCCCGACACATCGGACTTCTTGGGGACCTGGGCCGATCTGGTGGCGAGCGAAGACCCGCCCGTGGTGTTTGGCGGCTTTTCCCTGGATCAGGCGTCGACCGAAGCTCGTTTCGCCGTCCACCGCGCCCTGTCCGGCGCCTCGGAATGTGTGGCGGCGGACACCCGCGCCAAGACGCCCGAGAAATACGTCTATACGTCAAACCTGCTGGTTCGACGCGATGTTTTCGACGCCGAGGCATTCGACCCCGCCTTCGCCGGCTGGGGCTGGGAGGATGTGGAATGGGCCATGCGGGTGTCCCGCCGTTTTCCGGTTCGGCATATCGACAACGCCGCAACCCATATGGGTCTGGACACGGTCGACGACCTGGCCCGCAAATTCGACCAGGGTGCGGGCAACTTCGCCCGCGTCGTGGCCTTGCATCCCGAGATCATACAGACCTATCCCAGCTACAAGATCGCGCGCGCGCTGAAACGCCTGCCCGCCCTGGCGCTGATCCGCCGTTCGATGAAACAAGCCGCCCGGACGCGGGTTCTGCCCGTCAAGGCGCGCGCATTCGCTCTGCGGCTCTATCGCGCCGCCGTCTATGCAGAGGCTATCTGA
- a CDS encoding polysaccharide biosynthesis/export family protein, whose translation MHSERRLFLLALGSVSLAASLAACGGGNAARMPRPAGAVRRVEQPRREDFPTIPFAAWTDEEPEYLLYPGDEIEVATPTAAELTRTLKVGPDGRIAMPLIGPVMAADRTLPELGQAVSAAYASQLVRPVVEVTLRQAGPIRVWVDGEVRTPGVFEMTGDLDAYQAVIQAGGFSPTSRPDRVALIRRGPGGTRMMRVVDLRPRRGEVVALRRGDILFVPRSTLGELAAFFTQVRAALPIGFSYSINGARGNGFAQF comes from the coding sequence ATGCATTCAGAACGACGCCTGTTTCTGCTGGCTCTCGGCTCGGTGTCCCTGGCCGCCTCGCTTGCAGCTTGCGGCGGTGGAAACGCCGCGCGGATGCCCCGTCCGGCAGGGGCCGTGCGCCGTGTCGAACAGCCGCGGCGCGAGGACTTTCCAACGATTCCCTTCGCCGCCTGGACGGACGAAGAACCCGAATATCTGCTCTATCCGGGCGACGAGATCGAGGTGGCGACCCCGACGGCGGCGGAACTGACGCGCACGCTCAAGGTCGGCCCGGACGGGCGGATCGCCATGCCCCTGATCGGCCCGGTCATGGCCGCCGACCGAACGCTGCCGGAGCTCGGCCAGGCCGTGTCGGCCGCCTACGCCTCGCAACTGGTGCGGCCGGTGGTGGAGGTGACGCTACGCCAGGCCGGACCGATCCGGGTCTGGGTCGACGGCGAGGTTCGCACGCCGGGCGTTTTCGAGATGACGGGCGATCTGGACGCCTATCAGGCGGTGATCCAGGCGGGCGGCTTCTCGCCGACCTCGCGGCCGGATCGCGTGGCGCTGATCCGGCGCGGTCCGGGCGGAACCCGGATGATGAGGGTGGTGGACCTTCGGCCGCGTCGCGGCGAGGTCGTGGCCCTGCGGCGCGGCGACATCCTTTTCGTGCCGCGCTCGACGCTGGGCGAGCTGGCCGCCTTCTTCACCCAGGTGCGAGCCGCCCTGCCGATCGGCTTCAGCTATTCGATCAACGGCGCACGCGGCAACGGCTTCGCCCAGTTCTAG
- a CDS encoding RcnB family protein codes for MNRLTKAAVVALALSTSAVPLLAEAQSRPHERGHERHDPRWDPRGPDHRGPGWDRDRGPRRDYRPDYRPVPPRDRWDRHDRNWWRGRSDFRGYAGPRPGYWYAPSYGYYRVEPQYYSYRWRTGAYLPSQYRSYYVRDPYFYGLREPPRGYRYVHAGNDILLVAVATGLIASVLSNVY; via the coding sequence ATGAACCGCCTGACCAAGGCCGCTGTCGTCGCCCTCGCCTTGTCGACCTCGGCGGTCCCCCTGCTCGCCGAAGCCCAGTCCCGCCCGCATGAGCGGGGCCATGAACGCCATGACCCTCGTTGGGATCCTCGCGGCCCCGACCATCGCGGTCCCGGCTGGGATCGGGATCGCGGCCCACGCCGTGATTACCGCCCCGACTACCGCCCAGTTCCGCCGCGTGATCGGTGGGATCGCCATGACCGCAACTGGTGGCGTGGACGTTCGGATTTCCGCGGCTATGCCGGACCCCGCCCCGGCTACTGGTACGCGCCCAGCTACGGCTATTATCGAGTCGAACCGCAGTACTATAGCTATCGCTGGCGCACCGGCGCCTATCTGCCGTCACAGTACCGCAGCTACTATGTGCGCGATCCGTACTTCTATGGTCTGAGAGAACCGCCGCGCGGATATCGCTATGTCCATGCGGGCAACGACATCCTTCTGGTCGCAGTGGCCACCGGCTTGATCGCCAGCGTTCTTTCGAACGTCTATTAA
- a CDS encoding glycosyltransferase family 2 protein, whose amino-acid sequence MRDVAVIIPTLRRPESLARALRSVFAQTGAAHRIAAVVVADNDPQGSAADLIAQLRAETALPLIYAHAPTPGVATARNVGLAHTDTPLIAFLDDDEAASPQWLTALLEAQAATGADVVFGPIHGRVPPGTGWTTDYLERFFGRDGPRETGLTDIIHGCGNSLMVRATALPGADPFDTAMDETGGEDDRLFTGLRQRGGRFAWAADAWADEFAPPHRATLTYALTRAFAYGQSPTQMAAARRDWPGVVKWMLVGLAQVGVWGALSVLSALLRRPNRAEIYDRCVRGLGKVFWTKGFEPKLYGQAMLKSGTGAAVTF is encoded by the coding sequence ATGCGCGATGTGGCCGTGATCATCCCCACCCTGCGTCGCCCCGAGAGCCTGGCGCGCGCGCTGCGATCCGTGTTCGCCCAGACCGGGGCGGCGCATCGGATCGCGGCCGTCGTCGTCGCCGACAACGACCCCCAGGGATCGGCCGCCGACCTGATCGCCCAACTGCGCGCCGAGACCGCCCTGCCCCTGATCTATGCGCACGCGCCGACGCCCGGCGTGGCGACGGCGCGCAATGTCGGTCTGGCCCACACCGACACACCCCTGATCGCCTTTCTGGACGACGACGAGGCCGCCTCGCCCCAGTGGCTGACGGCCCTGCTGGAGGCCCAGGCCGCCACAGGCGCCGATGTCGTCTTCGGCCCCATCCACGGACGGGTCCCGCCCGGCACAGGCTGGACGACCGACTATCTGGAGCGGTTCTTCGGCCGCGACGGGCCGCGTGAAACTGGCCTGACCGACATCATCCACGGCTGCGGCAACAGCCTGATGGTCCGCGCCACGGCCTTGCCCGGCGCCGACCCCTTCGACACCGCCATGGACGAGACGGGGGGAGAGGACGACCGCCTGTTCACCGGCCTGCGACAACGAGGCGGGCGCTTCGCCTGGGCCGCCGACGCCTGGGCGGACGAGTTCGCCCCGCCTCACCGCGCCACGTTGACCTACGCCCTGACCCGCGCCTTCGCCTACGGGCAGAGCCCGACACAGATGGCGGCCGCTCGGCGCGACTGGCCCGGCGTGGTCAAATGGATGTTGGTCGGCCTGGCGCAGGTCGGCGTCTGGGGAGCCCTGTCGGTGCTGTCGGCCCTTCTGCGCCGCCCGAATCGCGCCGAGATTTACGACCGATGCGTTCGCGGTCTGGGCAAGGTCTTCTGGACCAAAGGCTTCGAGCCCAAACTTTACGGCCAGGCGATGCTCAAGAGCGGCACAGGCGCCGCTGTGACGTTCTGA
- a CDS encoding transglutaminase family protein has product MRIRVRSELVYRFDPPTDAIYKVQTAHWPGQTILTERLSVSPPQTLHEDEDVEFGARTLRSRLSGEVALTYEALVDNGQLMGLPPGVTQHDWNDLPAEVLPYLWASRYCPSDKFGRFVERTFGGTEGGERVLAILAWIRENIDYERGVSNSETTAAQTFIDRAGVCRDFTHLGITLCRASGVPARAVSAYAYRLQPPDFHAVFEVWLSNGWWLIDPTDLAPVEGLVRIACGRDAADIAFLSTQGVCELVRQTITAVAEDAPDQ; this is encoded by the coding sequence ATGAGAATTCGCGTCCGCTCGGAACTCGTCTATCGCTTCGATCCGCCGACCGACGCCATCTACAAGGTGCAGACCGCTCACTGGCCGGGCCAGACCATTCTTACGGAACGGCTGTCCGTCAGTCCGCCCCAAACGCTGCACGAGGACGAGGATGTGGAGTTCGGCGCTCGCACCCTGCGGTCGCGTCTTTCGGGCGAGGTCGCCCTGACCTACGAAGCCCTGGTGGACAATGGCCAGCTTATGGGACTGCCGCCCGGCGTCACACAGCACGACTGGAACGATTTGCCTGCCGAGGTGCTGCCCTACCTGTGGGCCAGTCGCTATTGCCCTTCCGACAAGTTCGGACGCTTCGTCGAACGCACCTTCGGCGGCACCGAAGGCGGCGAGCGCGTTCTGGCGATCCTGGCCTGGATCCGCGAGAACATCGATTATGAGCGCGGCGTCTCGAACTCGGAGACCACGGCCGCCCAAACCTTCATCGACCGCGCTGGCGTCTGTCGCGATTTCACCCACCTGGGCATCACCTTGTGCCGGGCGTCCGGCGTGCCGGCGCGCGCCGTCAGCGCCTACGCCTATCGGCTACAGCCGCCCGACTTCCACGCGGTGTTCGAGGTCTGGCTCTCCAACGGCTGGTGGCTGATCGACCCCACAGACCTGGCGCCGGTCGAGGGCCTGGTTCGCATCGCCTGCGGCCGCGACGCCGCCGACATCGCCTTTCTCTCCACCCAGGGCGTCTGCGAACTGGTTCGTCAGACGATCACCGCCGTAGCCGAGGACGCCCCCGATCAGTGA
- a CDS encoding chain-length determining protein yields MRSAAYVSTRPRYGVLDVVGLLLRELLLMIVVFGVILVLGVAAAMTLKKTYTATGAVFAGVGQEYVYQPRVGTAERGQAPQGDEVANSEAAILGSAAVAQRVVEALGPAAILGEQIKGSPDAAKMAARKVIGSGLGVGTAPGSAVIHLTYKADDPERAARVLNAVIEQYLAYRREVFQDKTPAIASQRVAFEDELGAADRAYETFLTSNNIGDFTAAKTTLAATYQTVFTDRMSTQSQLNQTSQRLKTLEAQQAATPPEVALQQDLNISAQDQVLQLRTEREQLLSRYQPDAQPVKDIDARIAQLQAYVSTGAAVGPKEVRTGPNPVWTELETTRINTRAERDSLAARLAVLDRQLADIRARQSRLTALESENSTLAGNREVLSASIREFQQRETQSRADNALVAAGADNVTVIERAQPPVTGKSLKIPLMAAVFLFAAFTALCVGLLRVFTRKGFATPASVGRTLDLPVLAVAPAKAR; encoded by the coding sequence ATGCGTTCAGCGGCCTATGTATCGACCCGACCCCGCTATGGCGTGCTGGACGTCGTCGGCCTGCTGCTGCGCGAACTGCTGCTGATGATCGTGGTCTTCGGGGTTATTCTGGTCCTGGGCGTGGCCGCCGCCATGACGTTGAAAAAGACCTATACGGCCACGGGCGCCGTCTTCGCCGGCGTGGGCCAGGAATACGTCTACCAACCCCGGGTCGGCACGGCCGAACGGGGCCAGGCGCCCCAGGGCGACGAGGTCGCCAATTCCGAAGCCGCCATCCTGGGCTCGGCCGCCGTAGCCCAGCGGGTCGTGGAGGCCCTGGGGCCGGCCGCCATTCTGGGCGAACAGATCAAGGGATCGCCGGATGCGGCCAAGATGGCGGCGCGCAAGGTCATCGGCTCCGGCCTGGGGGTCGGGACCGCGCCGGGCAGCGCGGTGATCCACCTGACCTACAAGGCCGACGATCCGGAACGGGCGGCGCGCGTGCTGAACGCCGTGATCGAGCAGTATCTGGCCTATCGCCGCGAGGTGTTTCAGGACAAGACGCCCGCCATCGCCAGCCAGCGTGTGGCCTTCGAGGACGAGTTGGGCGCGGCGGATCGGGCCTATGAGACCTTTCTGACGTCGAACAACATCGGCGACTTCACCGCCGCCAAGACGACGCTGGCGGCGACCTATCAGACCGTCTTCACTGATCGGATGTCGACCCAGAGCCAGCTGAACCAGACCAGCCAGCGCCTGAAGACTCTGGAAGCGCAACAGGCCGCCACCCCGCCAGAGGTCGCGCTTCAGCAGGATTTGAACATTTCGGCCCAGGACCAGGTGCTGCAACTGCGCACCGAGCGCGAGCAGCTTCTGTCGCGCTACCAGCCTGACGCCCAGCCGGTGAAGGACATCGACGCCCGCATCGCCCAGCTTCAGGCCTATGTCTCGACCGGCGCCGCCGTGGGGCCCAAGGAGGTTCGCACCGGCCCTAACCCCGTCTGGACCGAGCTGGAGACGACCCGCATCAACACCCGGGCCGAGCGGGATTCGCTGGCCGCACGCCTAGCCGTGCTTGATCGTCAGTTGGCCGACATCCGTGCGCGTCAGAGCCGTCTGACCGCCCTGGAATCCGAGAACAGCACCCTGGCCGGCAATCGGGAGGTGCTGAGCGCCTCGATCCGCGAGTTCCAGCAGCGCGAGACCCAGAGCCGCGCCGACAACGCCCTGGTCGCGGCCGGGGCCGACAATGTGACGGTGATCGAGCGCGCCCAACCACCCGTGACGGGCAAGAGTCTGAAGATTCCGCTGATGGCGGCGGTCTTCCTGTTCGCGGCCTTCACCGCCCTGTGCGTCGGCCTGCTGCGGGTCTTCACGCGCAAGGGTTTCGCGACCCCCGCCTCGGTCGGTCGGACCCTGGACCTGCCGGTGTTGGCCGTGGCGCCCGCCAAGGCGCGATAG
- a CDS encoding exopolysaccharide biosynthesis polyprenyl glycosylphosphotransferase, translated as MAATAPGEGRSARDGVARGPFRPEVWLNTRERSGVRLAPHYFRTIDVLCVLCGSILALSAGEAASLMHLTVAAVLPVVVGTTALLGLTRALDLYRFGKETTTARQLALILWAGLAATGVAAALDWLCGGAGGGLERAVAWGAACSAALAILHLVWTAIVGHWRRKGMLSPNIVVVGATRNAEALIARALERRDLNVLGVFDDRLARSPKAVTGVPVLGDAESLLTHRMTPFIDRIVLAIDAAPTPRIRELTQRLESLPNPLTVLVDADAGGDRILDRLADMPLAPLSNGVNADRRAFNKRLQDLFVGVIALIVAAPIMALIALAVRLDSPGPVFFRQRRHGFNHEVIVVWKFRSMRHDRADATANRQVSADDDRITRVGRFIRAASLDELPQIFNVLAGEMSLVGPRPHAIGMKTGETESARLVAEYAHRHRIKPGMTGWAAVKGSRGPIDTEAQVRERIQWDIDYIERQSLWLDLWIMLITLPVLLGDRTAVR; from the coding sequence ATGGCCGCGACCGCCCCTGGCGAAGGTCGCAGTGCGCGCGACGGCGTGGCGCGCGGTCCGTTTCGCCCCGAGGTCTGGCTAAACACGCGCGAGCGGTCGGGCGTCCGGCTGGCGCCGCACTATTTCCGGACCATCGACGTGCTGTGCGTGCTGTGCGGCTCGATCCTGGCCCTTTCGGCCGGCGAGGCGGCGTCCCTGATGCATCTGACCGTGGCGGCGGTGCTGCCAGTCGTCGTCGGGACCACGGCGCTGCTGGGCCTGACCCGCGCGCTGGACCTGTATCGATTCGGCAAAGAGACAACGACGGCGCGGCAACTGGCTCTGATCCTGTGGGCCGGCCTGGCGGCGACGGGCGTGGCGGCGGCCCTGGACTGGCTGTGCGGCGGAGCAGGCGGCGGCTTGGAGCGCGCCGTGGCCTGGGGCGCCGCCTGCTCCGCCGCGCTGGCGATCCTGCATCTGGTCTGGACCGCCATCGTCGGCCATTGGCGACGCAAGGGCATGCTGTCGCCCAACATCGTCGTCGTAGGGGCGACCCGGAACGCAGAGGCTTTGATCGCCCGCGCGCTGGAACGCCGCGACCTGAACGTGCTGGGCGTATTCGACGACCGTCTGGCCCGATCGCCGAAGGCCGTAACGGGCGTGCCGGTCCTGGGAGACGCCGAATCCCTGCTGACGCATCGGATGACGCCCTTCATCGACCGGATCGTGCTGGCGATCGACGCCGCGCCCACGCCACGCATCCGCGAACTGACCCAGCGGCTGGAATCCCTGCCCAATCCGCTGACTGTGCTGGTCGACGCCGATGCGGGAGGCGACCGGATCCTGGATCGCCTGGCCGACATGCCTCTGGCGCCCCTGTCCAACGGCGTGAACGCGGACCGTCGCGCTTTCAACAAGCGGCTGCAGGATCTGTTCGTCGGCGTGATCGCCCTGATCGTCGCCGCCCCGATCATGGCCCTGATCGCCCTGGCGGTGCGACTGGACAGCCCGGGGCCCGTCTTCTTCCGTCAGCGCCGCCACGGCTTCAATCACGAGGTCATCGTGGTCTGGAAGTTCCGCTCCATGCGCCATGACCGCGCGGACGCCACCGCCAACCGACAGGTCTCGGCGGACGACGACCGGATCACCCGCGTCGGCCGTTTCATCCGCGCCGCCAGCCTGGACGAGCTGCCGCAGATCTTCAACGTTCTGGCGGGCGAGATGTCCCTGGTCGGCCCTCGCCCTCACGCCATCGGCATGAAGACGGGCGAAACGGAATCCGCCCGTCTGGTCGCCGAATACGCCCACCGCCACCGCATCAAGCCCGGCATGACCGGCTGGGCGGCGGTCAAGGGCTCTCGCGGGCCGATCGACACCGAGGCTCAGGTGCGCGAACGCATCCAGTGGGACATCGACTATATCGAACGCCAGTCCTTGTGGCTGGACCTGTGGATCATGCTGATCACCCTTCCCGTGCTTCTGGGCGACCGGACGGCCGTCCGGTGA
- a CDS encoding superoxide dismutase — protein sequence MIRPLALQTALALSVFIAAPALAQNAPAASAQAVASAPAAFTLPALPYAPEALEPAIDAETMRIHHDRHHKAYVDNLNAAVAADPALAGVSIEDLMARASTLPAAVRNNGGGHWNHSLFWTLMAPAGQGGAPSPELAAAITRDFGSMDAFKTAFNRATTSRFGSGWAWLIVKDGKLVVTSTPNQDNPLMDVAETRGAPILGVDVWEHAYYLKYQNKRADYLAAWWTVVNWNTVNQLYAAAK from the coding sequence ATGATCCGACCCCTCGCCCTGCAGACGGCCCTCGCGCTCTCCGTATTCATCGCGGCCCCGGCCCTGGCCCAGAATGCGCCCGCCGCCTCGGCCCAGGCCGTCGCGTCCGCTCCCGCCGCCTTTACCCTGCCGGCGCTGCCCTATGCGCCCGAGGCGCTGGAGCCTGCCATCGACGCAGAAACGATGCGCATCCACCATGATCGTCATCACAAGGCCTATGTGGACAATCTGAACGCGGCCGTCGCCGCCGATCCGGCCCTGGCGGGCGTTTCGATTGAAGACCTGATGGCCCGCGCCTCGACCCTGCCGGCGGCTGTGCGCAACAACGGCGGCGGCCACTGGAACCACAGCCTGTTCTGGACCCTCATGGCGCCGGCGGGCCAAGGCGGCGCGCCGTCGCCGGAGTTGGCGGCCGCCATCACCCGCGACTTCGGCTCGATGGACGCCTTTAAGACCGCCTTCAACCGCGCTACCACCTCCCGCTTCGGCTCGGGCTGGGCCTGGTTGATCGTAAAGGACGGCAAGTTGGTCGTCACCTCTACGCCCAATCAGGACAATCCCCTGATGGACGTCGCCGAGACGCGCGGCGCGCCGATCTTGGGCGTGGATGTGTGGGAACACGCCTACTACCTGAAATATCAGAACAAACGCGCCGACTACCTGGCAGCCTGGTGGACCGTCGTGAACTGGAACACCGTCAACCAGCTCTACGCTGCGGCGAAATAG
- a CDS encoding hfsB — protein MVDLTSEMAGLWAALGPAPAHRARVIQFASAATGEGVSTVAREFARLAAVRARKPVWLIDGDLAQQGQLETIAAEPDRFGQLGKPAQASPDGSAFYAVTPRVTGRDGRPMPSARLMTARSCLGGRLWVSHFHMEALRSGHRVEAIGDPRYWDALRPHADTIVIDSPAADRNDMAIILAPFVDMTVLVVAAASTAANEPVILRDEIEAVGGRIAGVVMNRSTYRPPRFLERLTG, from the coding sequence ATGGTCGATCTGACGTCCGAAATGGCGGGTCTGTGGGCGGCGCTGGGCCCGGCGCCGGCCCACCGGGCGCGCGTGATCCAGTTCGCCTCGGCCGCGACCGGAGAGGGCGTCTCGACCGTGGCGCGGGAGTTCGCGCGCCTGGCCGCCGTGCGCGCCCGAAAGCCCGTCTGGCTGATCGACGGCGATCTGGCTCAGCAGGGGCAGTTGGAGACCATTGCCGCCGAGCCCGATCGGTTCGGCCAACTGGGCAAGCCCGCCCAGGCATCTCCCGACGGTTCGGCCTTCTACGCCGTCACGCCGCGTGTGACAGGGCGTGACGGCAGGCCCATGCCCTCGGCCCGCCTGATGACGGCGCGTTCTTGCCTGGGCGGCCGCCTGTGGGTGAGCCATTTCCACATGGAGGCCCTGCGCTCGGGCCATCGGGTCGAGGCCATCGGCGATCCCCGCTACTGGGACGCCCTGAGGCCCCATGCCGACACCATCGTGATCGATTCACCGGCGGCGGATCGCAACGACATGGCGATCATCTTGGCGCCCTTCGTCGACATGACGGTGCTGGTCGTGGCGGCCGCAAGCACGGCGGCGAACGAGCCCGTCATCTTGCGCGACGAGATCGAGGCCGTGGGCGGACGCATCGCGGGCGTGGTCATGAACCGGTCAACCTATAGGCCGCCAAGGTTCCTGGAACGGCTGACGGGCTGA